agcaaggacgaacaaagcaaggacgaacaaagcaaggacgacGTCAAATTCACACTAGCACTGCCAAGAAGGGAATTGTGCTTACCTGGCTTCTGCAGGTGGCTCACCGAGCATACTGCTGACTTCAATGACTTCTTGCGGGTACTCGAGCACAGCGTCCGCCCAGCCCCGCGTGGCCATCACCTGCAGGTGGTCCTTTATGAAGGCGACGGCAGCCCTGGTGGCGTCCGGGCACGAGTGCCTCACTGCCCTGACGGCCGTCGCCGCTGCGGTCTCGACGGCCAACTGCGAAATCAGCTGCCGCTCGCAGGCAGCCTTCAGGGCCGACAAGCCGTACTTGTCGGCCGCCGAGAGCAGCTGGGCGGCCGTGTCGGGCACCTGGGGGGCCCGCAGGGTATACGTGTAGGCCACCAGGAGCctcagcaccgggccctccacgtcgTCGATGCTCACCTGGCCGCAGCTGGCCTCCAGCATGTCGTGCGCGAACATCGCTGCGAACACGGGGCTCGCGGCTGCCAACACGGCCCTGTGAGCCGCCACCCTCGTCTCGCCCGCCACCAGCGTCACCAGGGAGCCTTGACCCCCGTCTAGCAGGGCGGCAAGGGCCTCGGTTGTGTTGTTCTGAACCTCCGTAA
Above is a window of Schistocerca cancellata isolate TAMUIC-IGC-003103 chromosome 11, iqSchCanc2.1, whole genome shotgun sequence DNA encoding:
- the LOC126108888 gene encoding TD and POZ domain-containing protein 1-like, with product MSAVTEVQNNTTEALAALLDGGQGSLVTLVAGETRVAAHRAVLAAASPVFAAMFAHDMLEASCGQVSIDDVEGPVLRLLVAYTYTLRAPQVPDTAAQLLSAADKYGLSALKAACERQLISQLAVETAAATAVRAVRHSCPDATRAAVAFIKDHLQVMATRGWADAVLEYPQEVIEVSSMLGEPPAEASSPTATGGGSTPNSDRQPHSGHSRTPAAAAPPTSARHTPPPDDAAVSRFRSLSEEERGRRLIEAAKEGAVEEVRLLLAAGADVGAGGGVGETALHWAALRGHAAVVRLLLSAASDPNARTLGGQTPLHWAACFGHAEAAAALLQAGADRGVTDVLGNTPLDYARRHNRQQLVEMLTER